CAGACCTTCACGATTTGGCTCTTCACCGATTGCTTCTAATATTAAACGCACCGCCTCTTCAATTTGGGCACGGTTTACTTCTACCATAACGAATACCTCCTAGAGTATATCTATCAAGTATAGACGACAAGTACATATTAGCACAATCCTTTCTTTACAGGCAAAAAACAAAATTCTTTTTCATCATGTGGATTATAAAAAAGAAAAAAGGCCATGGAATATTCCCATGACCTTTTTGCTTTAGCAATCGCTTAAAGCAATAATTTATGTAATTATTTTACTGCGTCTTTAAGCGCTTTACCTGGTTTGAAAGCTGGAACCTTGCTAGCAGCGATTTCGATTTCTTCACCTGTTTGAGGGTTACGACCTTTACGTGCCGCACGCTCGCGTACTTCAAAGTTACCAAAACCAATTAATTGTACTTTATCACCATTTTTTAAAGCATCTAAAATTGCATCAAAAACAGCATCAACTGCTTTTGTAGCGTCCTTTTTTGAAAGCTCGCTAGCTTCAGCAACTGCATTAATAAGTTCTGTCTTGTTCATGCCATTCACCTCCTCCCAAAGAATTGATCAAGATTCGTAAATAAGATTACTTATCTACATTTCTAAACAATTTTTCTAATTTCTATACGTCATAGCGCGTTTTTATTACCAATTTAGCACATATCGACTTTTTAAGTGACATAATTCTTTTTTTAATAAGGAATATAAGGTTCCAAGCACTATAACGTAATTCTGTTAAAAGATTATCATAATCAATTCAGCATAGCAAGAAGATTTCATGAAATTATGGTAATCTTTTCTTTCGTTCGACAAAATTCTACTATTTTGGACTTTTTTGGTTAAAATATTGTCACAAAGTAGAGTAAGAAACTGATTTCAGAGGGATATCCTTTCGGCCATCTCTTTTACTTTCAGTTCTCCTCATCAAACCGTACGTGAGGTTTTCCCTTATACGATTGCTGGGCACACAATAAAAAAAGACTCCGATCGGGAGTCCGAAAATCTATAGGATAATGGCAATTAAGCCGCCTGACCCTTCGTTTATGATTCTCTCTAAAGTTTCTTTTAATTTATATCTTGCATTCTCCGGCATCAAGGAAAGCTTAGCTTGGATCCCTTCACGGACGATGGAACTTAGGCTGCGCCCAAAGATATCAGAATTCCAAATCGATAATGGATCATCCTCGAAGTCCTGCATTAGGTAGCGGACAAGCTCCTCACTTTGTTTTTCCGTGCCAATTATAGGGGCAAATTCTGATTCTACATCAACCTTAATCATGTGAATCGATGGCGCTACTGCTCTTAACCTAACTCCAAACCTTGCACCTTGACGGATGATTTCCGGTTCCTCAAGGCTCATATCAGAAAGGGTTGGTGAGGCAATCCCGTAACCTGTCTGTTTCACCATTTTTAAGGCATCTGAAATGTGATCATATTCTGCTTTTGCATGGGCAAAATCCTGCATTAGTTCAAGAAGATGATCTTTCCCTCTGATTTCTACCCCAACAATTTCTTTTAAAATATCATCATATAATTCATCTGGGGCAAGCAAATCGATTTCTGCAACACCTGAACCCATCTCTATCCCCGCTAAGCCCGCTCGCTCAATAAAATCAAAGTCACTAAACTGCTGAACTACACGATCAACATCTCGTAATCTCTTGATATCTTTTACTGTATCCTTTACAGCCTCTTGATAGCTTTCACGGAGCCAATGGTTTTCTCTCAGCACCATTACCCAGCTTGGAAGGTTGACATTAACCTCAAGTACTGGGAACTCGTAAAGTGCCTCGCGAAGGACATTGAGGACATCGCTGTCACGCATGCTTTCAACACTCATTGCAATTACAGGAATATCATATTTTTCAGCTAAACTTGATCTAAGTGTTTCGGTGCTAGGATGGTATGGCTGTGCACTGTTAACAACCATGATAAATGGTTTGCCAACTTCCTTCAGCTCATCAATCACTCTTTCTTCCGCTTCAATATAGTTACTTCGAGGAATCTCTCCAATTGTTCCATCCGTTGTGACGACTACCCCTATTGTGGAATGTTCCTGTATTACTTTTCTTGTTCCAATCTCGGCCGCTTCGTGAAACGGTATAGGTTCTTCGTACCAAGGTGTATTAATCATTCTCGGTCCATTTTCATCCTCATAGCCTTTAGCACCCGGTACAGTATACCCAACACAGTCAACCAGTCTGATATTAACATTAAGGCCCTCATCGACATGAACAGTTGCTGCCTGATTTGGCACAAATTTCGGCTCGGTTGTCATGATTGTTTTTCCGGCTGCACTTTGCGGCAGCTCATCTTGTGCCCTTGATCTCTCTGCCTCACTGTTTATATTCGGCAAAACAACAAGCTCCATAAATTTTTTAATAAAAGTTGACTTTCCTGTTCGTACTGCTCCTACTACTCCTAAATAAATATCGCCGCCTGTTCTTTCGGCAATATCTTTAAAAATATCGACCTTTTCCAAGTGATCCCCTCCTGATCATAGAGTAAAGTGGGATAATTTCATCCATATTAGGTATTTTTGGACAGTATATGTTTATGACGTTGTCCTATCTTGTTATGACACTTTTCTAAAAATTTTTACCCCCCTTATTAAAAAATCGTTAGGTGCCCTGATATCTGTAATTCGCTGAACATTTCAATTTATGGAGGGTTTCTAACTATGGACACGTGTATGGAAACACCAAAATATCCATATCACGATATTATTTTTCAACATAAAAAAACCCTTCTCCTACAATATATTTCTAAGGAGAAGGGTTATGACTAAAAATAAAAGCGGAAGCACCCGTATAGCGCACAACAGGCCAGGGGCCCACTCCGACTGAAATAAAGGAAAAACGAAAAGCAGAAGCACCTTGAACAGGCGCTAGAGCTAGACAACACGGAGCTATAGTCGTTTCGATGTTAACTTATCGTAGGGAGGAGCGGATGGCCACTTGTCGCAGTGTGCTGAACTAGAGTGTTAACAAATTTCAAAGTGATAAAAAATATTATTCTTCGAGAAAAACGGGTTCCTTACCATTGGAATCAACCGTGTACGGTAAAGAATATGCCGGAACAAACATCGAGTCATTCACTAAAATGGAGCGAATATCCTCGCCAGGTTTTAGAACTAAGTCTGTTTTCTTAAGTGCTTGATAAAGGTCTGGCCGATAATCCACGTAAACCTCAGCATCCCCTGTTATGACCAAGGAGAGGTTTTGATTCGTAAAGGGACTACTAACATATGGAGGCTCCTTATATCCTAATTGTTTATAATCCAGTGAAAACACATTTTTGGAAATCTGTTTTTTATAGGGTGGAAAACCGTTTGTTTTTATTCTTAATTTAATATCACGAATGGTTTCTGTCATCCGTAAGTCAAGTAATTTAACAGTAGGATTGGTTTCCACATCAACGAGTACATATTGAAAAACCCCTCCGCTTTCAAAGGCATTTCCTGGAGGTTCAGCCATGTACTTAGGAGCAATTTTTTTAAAGTCAATCGGATATTTTTGATATATAGGTGTATCCGCCTCCTTAGTTTTAATCGGCAGAATCCCTCCATTGTCCTTCCTAAAGTCATCCACAGCAGTTTGCACTGCTTGGATTTGATCTTTATAAGGGATTTGATTCTGTTCCAATTCTTCTTTAGGGTACATACATCCTGATAACAGCATTACTGTTAAAACAAGAAAAAAGCCTAGCATGTTTCTTTTCATAAAATCACCTTTTTATCTATGTATTTAATCTTGTTATCCAAGGAATACAATCAGCAGAGTCAATCCTGAAACAATCAAAAATATATAAGCGATAATTGCTGTCAAAACCCGGAAAACCCCTTTTAATTTATACCTGCTTAAA
The DNA window shown above is from Neobacillus sp. WH10 and carries:
- a CDS encoding DUF2768 domain-containing protein, yielding MSPGMLKMWISIAGMALMFLAIITIYLSRYKLKGVFRVLTAIIAYIFLIVSGLTLLIVFLG
- the hbs gene encoding non-specific DNA-binding protein Hbs, with translation MNKTELINAVAEASELSKKDATKAVDAVFDAILDALKNGDKVQLIGFGNFEVRERAARKGRNPQTGEEIEIAASKVPAFKPGKALKDAVK
- the spoIVA gene encoding stage IV sporulation protein A, coding for MEKVDIFKDIAERTGGDIYLGVVGAVRTGKSTFIKKFMELVVLPNINSEAERSRAQDELPQSAAGKTIMTTEPKFVPNQAATVHVDEGLNVNIRLVDCVGYTVPGAKGYEDENGPRMINTPWYEEPIPFHEAAEIGTRKVIQEHSTIGVVVTTDGTIGEIPRSNYIEAEERVIDELKEVGKPFIMVVNSAQPYHPSTETLRSSLAEKYDIPVIAMSVESMRDSDVLNVLREALYEFPVLEVNVNLPSWVMVLRENHWLRESYQEAVKDTVKDIKRLRDVDRVVQQFSDFDFIERAGLAGIEMGSGVAEIDLLAPDELYDDILKEIVGVEIRGKDHLLELMQDFAHAKAEYDHISDALKMVKQTGYGIASPTLSDMSLEEPEIIRQGARFGVRLRAVAPSIHMIKVDVESEFAPIIGTEKQSEELVRYLMQDFEDDPLSIWNSDIFGRSLSSIVREGIQAKLSLMPENARYKLKETLERIINEGSGGLIAIIL